taaaatattgatattacgATAATAGGAAgcaatatgaaaaataatataagttaAAAACTTCTTATATTACTATGGTAAAGAAGTAcacatcaaaaataaaagaaaataaatattttgagacGAAAAAAGGGTAAATCTTGAATTGAGACGACAAATTCAATAGTATTGGTAGATTTTAAGGTGTTACAATAACGGTTGATTTTCCCTTCGATGAAATCCAATAGTAAAATGAATAGCgatgaattcaaaatttcaaatttgttataagttttcataaaataagatataaacAGAGTGATGTGGATAAACTCTAGTTATACCAGTGTATTTTTTTTACACGCAAAATTCAACCAAATACTACCTTCTATCGAACTCACGAGCATAATAAACAATATATTCAGTAAATCCTGAAAGTGAGATTTGGAAAGATAGAGATCTACAACGtgcttttttatttgatttcataTAATAACTATGTCATTCAATTTTGAATATACACagataaataattaaacttatataaagttgaacaaataaatatgtgTACACTTAACCTCTAATGTCAATTTACATGTAATATGCACATTCTACGTAACATCCTACCACAAATATTAATGAAAGTCAAATTAAAACACATATTTTATGCCATTTAAATTTGCCACTAACTTAGAGGTGAGATTTGAGGTGTTGTGGTGGCAATTTTCAAAAGCATATAGTAGTCTAGTATACTagttaaaataaggaaaaaaaaacacataaaatggCATCTCATTCATTGTTCCATTAAAATACACATATTTCAAGTGCCTTCCATTGAAGGTTATAATATATCATGATGTATATAGTACTATTACttcttttttctccattaaaaatcatcaacaatatCCTTTTCTCCACAAAAGTACTACACATGTAACCCACTACTACCAATACTCCCaacttcaaaagaaaaaaagacaaaaagctAAAGCATTATCTAAAAACTCACATGTCAATGtgcttcaaaaatataaattatacatatttttttttaaaaaaagaaaggacCTAAGTAAAGAAATAGAACTAGCTATCAACACAATGATACAtcatatgattaatttttatcaCCACCTTCTTCTAACACCTTGCCTTGGCTTTGTAATCGAATCGCAAAGTCagaacttaaaatttataatataatttcacCATTATAATCATCGTTTCACCATTACAATCATCGTTACTTGAGCCAGAATTTAAAGGTCATAATATAACTCCACCATCACAATCATCGTTATTTGGCTTGTTGTTGAGTcagaatttaaagtttataatATTCTGAAACCTCCACCTCCTCAATTACCATATATTTGGCCCATTATCTAgtcagaatttaaaatttattatattctgAAACTTCCACTGCCGCCTACTTTGGCTCGTTATCGAGtcaaaatttgaagtttatagaaTCTATCTCCGCCCTTGACCGGAACCTCCGGCACCGGAACCTCCACCGCCGCCGCCACCCATACCCATATGATTATATGACCCATGACTACCATACATTTGATGACCACCTTGAGGATGATACATCATGGAACCACCCATACCACCATAcataccaccaccaccaccgtTATACCCACCCCCAGAActaacaccaccaccaccaccacctccCGCCGTATCTCCACCACCCCCATCTTTCTCCCCTGTACGACCCATAGTAGTTTTTTCCCCTTCCATTTCTCTGTATTTGGCCAAGTAAATCTTCAATGGCTCAACATACTCTTCGAATCCTAAAGTTGTCATAGCCCAAAGCAAATCATCACCGTTAATCGTCTTCCTCTTCTCTCTCTGACACTTATCCGATGCTTCTCCGGTAATGAAACTGATAAATTCCGATACACACTCTTGAACTGTTTCCTTAGCATCCTTCGAAATTTTCGCGTTCGCCGGTAAAGCTTTCTTCATAATTCTGCTCACGTTTGCTATCGGAAGGAACCTGTCTTGTTCCCTTGTTGATCCTTCACTGTTCGCGTTATTGTGACCTCCTGATTCGTTGTCTGAATCAGCCATCGCCAATCCCCAATTTCTCCAAATTCAAAAAAACGGTACTCCACAAAAAACTGCTAAAACaacaaaaacgaaaaaaaaaaactttctcaCCGTACCGGAAATGTTAACTGGGTATGGATTTTCCGGCGAGAATTTAAAAGGGGGAAGTAGATTTTCCGGCGAGAAAAATCCAAATTGTATACAAACAGATGGAGCAAAAACAGACAAACAAAAATTCGGGAGAAACGTTCGCCGGGAAATATTTTCCGGCcggggagagagagagagatgagagagaaAAGAGCAAGAGAAAATGCAGGGTCCGTTGGATCGTGGGGTATAATATTCAATCGGGTACGACACGTGGCGGATTTAAAACCGTCCATTTGGTGATAAGGGTTAGATAACGTGGGTGAATCTGGACCGCAATTAAAGGTGGGGAGATAGATCTTGACGGTTCAAAAAAGTAGTCACGTGGTGGGTGTGAAAAAAGAATTTCTATAGATTATGTGGGGAAGTTATGTTATTTGactaaaacatttttttttatttaagattagtaaatttttttttggttgattaatTATCGATATTAGATAAGAATTTACGTTATTGAGGATATAACTTTAGATAAGACAGTGTGGAGAATGTGTGCGTATGagggtagaaggttagtaggtTTGCTGATGTATGTCGTTTTATCAGTCATATAGTATTGTAgtttttgatttggaaaaatgcacaagtatctgAAATATCAGAGACACACATATGccatactaaggtcctattaccctataaacttattttataaataattttctacccctttacgacctatgtggcactatcttgtgggcccaatgtgtgttgacattttttttcaaactagtgtaacgtaggccgaaaagggttaaaaaattatttataaattaagtttaggggagtaataggaccttaatataatataaatgtaaCTCTggaatttcggacataggttagGGGATACttatttttcccttttgatTTCGATATCTAATATCGTCTATTGTCTATGGTGTTGTaggttttatattatttcttctGTTAGTTattgtgtttcttttttctatatACTTGAGTTTGTTGCACTTGAGGCGAATGTCAATAGTCTCTTCGTTTTTTCGAGGTGTTGTTAAGGTTTGAATATGTTACCCtccttaaaatgaaatttatgagattttatcaaatatattgttgttatcgttaatatttaactaagtatatttaattattgattATGTGGAAGGTATATTTTTGATCTATTAGCTTGTGAATTctcataaattttgagaaatgctaaattatttcattattttactaCTCATGTGTAATATTAAAATTGTACtattattcttatattttaGGATACCATACTTTCTAAAAGAATAGTTCATCTATAAGATAAAGTTTATTACATTTTGATCCCTTTGtaatttaattctttaaatttagCCCCTAATTTTGATCAAAGTACATCAAAccttaattaattgaattgtgcattttttatttctttacttGTACAATTATTCCAAACtcaatgataattaattaaaattttataaatagtcAAGTATAACATAGTTTTAACAaaaagatatacaaatacacaCTTTTTTGGTTAAAGATTAATATAGTATGATTTGatagaaaatgattttcctTTCGGTGAATCGTACATGGTTGTGAATCCGAATGTCTCATTCGAATATTAGAagatcctttttttcttttacttttaattttaaaaaacaaaaaagtagaTATatccttcatatatatattttaaatttataaaacaaaaaaaatatatccttaattcatatatatatatatatatatatatatattaattcatcttaaaGAACAAGATGTACTCTTAACCTAAATTCATCGAACTTAAttaaactaaaacaaaaattagtTATGAATAACTTTTGTAGTCAACCAACAAAATTCGATACTAATTCTATTTatgacaaattttatttattaggtTATATTCCTTGGGGATGGGAAAGTGATATTTAACGTAAATATCAAACTAGTATATTATAATCAGtgacataataattaatatttctgTATTCTTAATTAGTAATTTTTaggttcaaattttaaatataaagtcCCTTATGATATAAACACTTTACCTTTAAAATGAAACTTTTTATGACAAATACAAACTAATCAATTCTCAAAACAGATATCAAACATCGAATATGTATGAACCGCCAGATGTTATTGATTGTGAGAGGTGTGACCCATTAGTTGATTGATCACtacttataaattaaaaataagtattgCCCCAAAATGCATTATATATATGGTGACAACCAAAATAAAATTTCCTATGGATAAGACACCAATATCTCAATTGGGAACTTTCCTAATTTTCCCTTGTGAATCTTTCAACAAAGATGTTTATTTTTTCCTCTAAATTtcatgtaaaaatatataacaagaaaagaagatgaaaCTCTAAAgtgtaacaaaagaaaaatacttttgaCACCTTGacctaaaataattatatttggaAGTCAATATCATTTCTTTCTCATGTAGAAGTGTATATGAAGAGACTTATAAAGACTCTTTCAAATCTTTTCACTTTAATTTTCTAGTCAATATGTCTCCTCTAAAGTTTTTTTTACAATGCCCTACCACTAAAAATATCTCCATGTTCAAGATTTTTCTTCAACCAATTAAgcatttgtcattatttttgatgtgaatttaattttattaatttttttctaacacaaatgcatattttatatgtaaaaatacttCAATTTAAATATAGTAATTTTAATAAGATATTTCTATATCCATATAAAGTATAACTATCATTAATTctctaaaaaagattttttcttttttaaatttaatgaaaatataaattgaaataaatcgAGTTATTTATTTGGATAATAATAAAGTGACgtgaattataaaattttcgCATTGCTGATTCTGACTAATTTGAGATTAAGACGTAATTGTTATAGTTGTCGTAAGCTGACATCCTgttttgattgttttattttttcaattaaactTGAAAACGGTCCAATTCAAATTCCACAAGAGGTTTCTCCttgttctttttctcttctcgCTCATAGTTGGTGAGGGTAATTTCATATgcaaatttgaagaaaataaaatatacacatataaatttgaagaaaataaaatatatacaaatctTATTTTTACTTTGTGAAGGTagatagattttattttattttaaaaaaaaatctccacAATTTCTAGAGAAAAAGAAATACTTAATTAAAGTAATTTCCATACCACATGAATATTAATTGCGGTGTAGTAACGACTGCTTCatcatttatataaattttagattcaaattttaaatatgaaaaaaatcttGTGAAGGTCGTCACTCCAAATGGACCTAATAATacgtaatttaaatttaatcgaatCTCAAATATAGACTCTAAATAAAAAATGggaaattaaagaaagaaaataatttccaTGTATTGATTACAAAAATTACTTTTGCAACACTACATATATCTCCACCTTAGCTTATGgacaaaatgattttttctttttcttcttccactaatatgtataaatatgctTTTATATTGCGCAAATTATTAAAATGTTCACTAATAAAATAGTTCTTTGCATGTgcatattgattatttatttatattagatATAGAAAAAAGTGCACCAAAGGTTGGTAATTTGAGTTGCCATGattaaaaatgttaattaatgTTAATCATGAATCATGATTATTCCTTCTGAATTTTCATTACTAAGGATTAATTTAACCACCTAAATTGTAGGCCCATAAGGCTATATTCCAACTTTAATTTATAActctaaaatttattaaaacacTATAACCATCTTGAGATTACGAGTGTCAAATGAGTGGATCAATTCGAAACTGATCCATTATAATCCGGTCAAAGATCTGCCCTGCCCTGCGCAATAGGTAGGGCAAGGTTGAGTTGTGGGTGGGAAGTAGGGTGGACCGAACTCAATATTTTGCCTGGAAAATCAGGATATATAGATGTTTATTTGGTTAGAATATCATTGGAATTTC
This portion of the Solanum pennellii chromosome 12, SPENNV200 genome encodes:
- the LOC107005242 gene encoding nuclear transcription factor Y subunit B-3-like; protein product: MADSDNESGGHNNANSEGSTREQDRFLPIANVSRIMKKALPANAKISKDAKETVQECVSEFISFITGEASDKCQREKRKTINGDDLLWAMTTLGFEEYVEPLKIYLAKYREMEGEKTTMGRTGEKDGGGGDTAGGGGGGGVSSGGGYNGGGGGMYGGMGGSMMYHPQGGHQMYGSHGSYNHMGMGGGGGGGSGAGGSGQGRR